A window of Citrus sinensis cultivar Valencia sweet orange chromosome 7, DVS_A1.0, whole genome shotgun sequence contains these coding sequences:
- the LOC102621076 gene encoding formamidopyrimidine-DNA glycosylase isoform X4: MPELPEVEAARRAIEEHCIGKKIVKSIIADDSKVIDGVSASDFEASVLGKAILSAHRKGKNLWLRLDSPPFPSFQFGMTGAIYIKGVAVTQYKRSAVKDTDEWPSKYSKFFVELDDGLELSFTDKRRFAKVRLLNDPTSVPPISELGPDALLEPMTVDEFTDSLSKKKITLKALLLDQSYISGIGNWVADEVLYQAKIHPLQTAVSLSKESCATLLKCIKERKQNL; encoded by the exons ATGCCGGAGCTACCAGAGGTGGAGGCGGCGAGAAGGGCCATAGAGGAGCATTGCATCGGTAAGAAAATCGTGAAATCGATCATCGCCGACGACAGCAAGGTGATCGACGGAGTTTCTGCGTCGGATTTCGAGGCATCGGTTTTGGGCAAAGCCATTTTATCTGCTCATAGGAAGGGCAAAAACTTGTGGCTCCGCCTCGATTCCCCTCCTTTCCCTTCCTTTCAGTTCG GAATGACTGGTGCTATTTACATTAAGGGGGTTGCTGTTACACAATATAAGAG GTCAGCTGTAAAGGACACTGATGAATGGCCTTCCAAATATTCAAAGTTCTTTGTTGAA CTAGATGATGGTTTGGAACTGTCTTTCACTGACAAGAGGCGATTTGCTAAAGTTCGCCTGCTCAATGAT CCAACTTCTGTACCACCTATATCTGAACTTGGTCCTGATGCATTGCTGGAGCCCATGACAGTTGATGAATTTACTGATTCAttaagcaaaaagaaaattacacttaaGGCTCTATTACTTGATCAG AGTTATATTTCAGGAATTGGCAATTGGGTTGCTGATGAAGTTTTATACCAA GCCAAAATTCATCCATTGCAAACTGCTGTTAGCTTATCCAAAGAAAGCTGTGCAACTTTACTCAAGTGCATCAAAGAG agaaaacaaaatctgTAG
- the LOC102621076 gene encoding formamidopyrimidine-DNA glycosylase isoform X3, with amino-acid sequence MPELPEVEAARRAIEEHCIGKKIVKSIIADDSKVIDGVSASDFEASVLGKAILSAHRKGKNLWLRLDSPPFPSFQFGMTGAIYIKGVAVTQYKRSAVKDTDEWPSKYSKFFVELDDGLELSFTDKRRFAKVRLLNDPTSVPPISELGPDALLEPMTVDEFTDSLSKKKITLKALLLDQSYISGIGNWVADEVLYQAKIHPLQTAVSLSKESCATLLKCIKEVIQSAVEVDADCSRFPLEWLFHFRWGKKPGKVNGKIFMT; translated from the exons ATGCCGGAGCTACCAGAGGTGGAGGCGGCGAGAAGGGCCATAGAGGAGCATTGCATCGGTAAGAAAATCGTGAAATCGATCATCGCCGACGACAGCAAGGTGATCGACGGAGTTTCTGCGTCGGATTTCGAGGCATCGGTTTTGGGCAAAGCCATTTTATCTGCTCATAGGAAGGGCAAAAACTTGTGGCTCCGCCTCGATTCCCCTCCTTTCCCTTCCTTTCAGTTCG GAATGACTGGTGCTATTTACATTAAGGGGGTTGCTGTTACACAATATAAGAG GTCAGCTGTAAAGGACACTGATGAATGGCCTTCCAAATATTCAAAGTTCTTTGTTGAA CTAGATGATGGTTTGGAACTGTCTTTCACTGACAAGAGGCGATTTGCTAAAGTTCGCCTGCTCAATGAT CCAACTTCTGTACCACCTATATCTGAACTTGGTCCTGATGCATTGCTGGAGCCCATGACAGTTGATGAATTTACTGATTCAttaagcaaaaagaaaattacacttaaGGCTCTATTACTTGATCAG AGTTATATTTCAGGAATTGGCAATTGGGTTGCTGATGAAGTTTTATACCAA GCCAAAATTCATCCATTGCAAACTGCTGTTAGCTTATCCAAAGAAAGCTGTGCAACTTTACTCAAGTGCATCAAAGAG GTTATTCAAAGTGCGGTTGAAGTTGATGCTGACTGCAGCCGCTTTCCTCTTGAATGGTTATTTCATTTTCGATGGGGCAAAAAGCCTGGAAAAGTTAATGGTAAGATATTTATGACATGA
- the LOC102621076 gene encoding formamidopyrimidine-DNA glycosylase isoform X1, which translates to MPELPEVEAARRAIEEHCIGKKIVKSIIADDSKVIDGVSASDFEASVLGKAILSAHRKGKNLWLRLDSPPFPSFQFGMTGAIYIKGVAVTQYKRSAVKDTDEWPSKYSKFFVELDDGLELSFTDKRRFAKVRLLNDPTSVPPISELGPDALLEPMTVDEFTDSLSKKKITLKALLLDQSYISGIGNWVADEVLYQAKIHPLQTAVSLSKESCATLLKCIKEVIEKALEVGADSSQFPSNWIFHSREKKPGKAFVDGKKIDFITAGGRTTAYVPELQKLNGVQAAKAVGKPRKQAPKGEDSKDDDKYNSGDESESDGEEIAENVKSKKRQKLGGQVKQPSPRKRKSKESDTEDDDGGNDDDGGGSDDNAEEAPKTKSGKVTKNKQAKAVTTSKEKVISQKGKPSKKKAK; encoded by the exons ATGCCGGAGCTACCAGAGGTGGAGGCGGCGAGAAGGGCCATAGAGGAGCATTGCATCGGTAAGAAAATCGTGAAATCGATCATCGCCGACGACAGCAAGGTGATCGACGGAGTTTCTGCGTCGGATTTCGAGGCATCGGTTTTGGGCAAAGCCATTTTATCTGCTCATAGGAAGGGCAAAAACTTGTGGCTCCGCCTCGATTCCCCTCCTTTCCCTTCCTTTCAGTTCG GAATGACTGGTGCTATTTACATTAAGGGGGTTGCTGTTACACAATATAAGAG GTCAGCTGTAAAGGACACTGATGAATGGCCTTCCAAATATTCAAAGTTCTTTGTTGAA CTAGATGATGGTTTGGAACTGTCTTTCACTGACAAGAGGCGATTTGCTAAAGTTCGCCTGCTCAATGAT CCAACTTCTGTACCACCTATATCTGAACTTGGTCCTGATGCATTGCTGGAGCCCATGACAGTTGATGAATTTACTGATTCAttaagcaaaaagaaaattacacttaaGGCTCTATTACTTGATCAG AGTTATATTTCAGGAATTGGCAATTGGGTTGCTGATGAAGTTTTATACCAA GCCAAAATTCATCCATTGCAAACTGCTGTTAGCTTATCCAAAGAAAGCTGTGCAACTTTACTCAAGTGCATCAAAGAG gTGATTGAAAAAGCTCTTGAAGTTGGGGCAGATAGTAGTCAATTTCCAAGTAATTGGATTTTTCATTCCCGTGAAAAGAAGCCTGGCAAGGCTTTTGTTGATG GGAAGAAAATCGATTTTATTACTGCTGGTGGCAGG ACAACAGCCTATGTACCAGAGCTGCAAAAACTAAATGGAGTCCAAGCTGCGAAAGCAGTGGGTAAACCGAGGAAGCAAGCTCCCAAAGGAGAAGATAGCAAGGATGATGACAAATACAATAGCGGTGATGAGTCAGAAAGTGATGGAGAGGAAATTGCTGAAAATgtcaaatcaaagaaaaggCAGAAGCTTGGAGGTCAAGTTAAACAGCCTTCGCcgaggaaaagaaaatctaaAGAGAGTGACACCGAAGACGATGACGGCggtaatgatgatgatggtggtggCAGTGATGACAATGCTGAGGAAGCACCGAAAACAAAGTCAGGAAAGGttactaaaaataaacaagcaaAGGCAGTGACGACGTCAAAGGAAAAAGTTATCAGTCAAAAAGGTAAGCCGTCAAAGAAGAAAGCAAAGTAG
- the LOC102621076 gene encoding formamidopyrimidine-DNA glycosylase isoform X5, with the protein MPELPEVEAARRAIEEHCIGKKIVKSIIADDSKVIDGVSASDFEASVLGKAILSAHRKGKNLWLRLDSPPFPSFQFGMTGAIYIKGVAVTQYKRSAVKDTDEWPSKYSKFFVELDDGLELSFTDKRRFAKVRLLNDPTSVPPISELGPDALLEPMTVDEFTDSLSKKKITLKALLLDQSYISGIGNWVADEVLYQAKIHPLQTAVSLSKESCATLLKCIKEVIQSAVEVDADCSRFPLEWLFHFRWGKKPGKVNALEVGADSSQFPSNWIFHSREKKPGKAFVDGKKIDFITAGGRTTAYVPELQKLNGVQAAKAVGKPRKQAPKGEDSKDDDKYNSGDESESDGEEIAENVKSKKRQKLGGQVKQPSPRKRKSKESDTEDDDGGNDDDGGGSDDNAEEAPKTKSGKVTKNKQAKAVTTSKEKVISQKGKPSKKKAK; encoded by the exons ATGCCGGAGCTACCAGAGGTGGAGGCGGCGAGAAGGGCCATAGAGGAGCATTGCATCGGTAAGAAAATCGTGAAATCGATCATCGCCGACGACAGCAAGGTGATCGACGGAGTTTCTGCGTCGGATTTCGAGGCATCGGTTTTGGGCAAAGCCATTTTATCTGCTCATAGGAAGGGCAAAAACTTGTGGCTCCGCCTCGATTCCCCTCCTTTCCCTTCCTTTCAGTTCG GAATGACTGGTGCTATTTACATTAAGGGGGTTGCTGTTACACAATATAAGAG GTCAGCTGTAAAGGACACTGATGAATGGCCTTCCAAATATTCAAAGTTCTTTGTTGAA CTAGATGATGGTTTGGAACTGTCTTTCACTGACAAGAGGCGATTTGCTAAAGTTCGCCTGCTCAATGAT CCAACTTCTGTACCACCTATATCTGAACTTGGTCCTGATGCATTGCTGGAGCCCATGACAGTTGATGAATTTACTGATTCAttaagcaaaaagaaaattacacttaaGGCTCTATTACTTGATCAG AGTTATATTTCAGGAATTGGCAATTGGGTTGCTGATGAAGTTTTATACCAA GCCAAAATTCATCCATTGCAAACTGCTGTTAGCTTATCCAAAGAAAGCTGTGCAACTTTACTCAAGTGCATCAAAGAG GTTATTCAAAGTGCGGTTGAAGTTGATGCTGACTGCAGCCGCTTTCCTCTTGAATGGTTATTTCATTTTCGATGGGGCAAAAAGCCTGGAAAAGTTAATG CTCTTGAAGTTGGGGCAGATAGTAGTCAATTTCCAAGTAATTGGATTTTTCATTCCCGTGAAAAGAAGCCTGGCAAGGCTTTTGTTGATG GGAAGAAAATCGATTTTATTACTGCTGGTGGCAGG ACAACAGCCTATGTACCAGAGCTGCAAAAACTAAATGGAGTCCAAGCTGCGAAAGCAGTGGGTAAACCGAGGAAGCAAGCTCCCAAAGGAGAAGATAGCAAGGATGATGACAAATACAATAGCGGTGATGAGTCAGAAAGTGATGGAGAGGAAATTGCTGAAAATgtcaaatcaaagaaaaggCAGAAGCTTGGAGGTCAAGTTAAACAGCCTTCGCcgaggaaaagaaaatctaaAGAGAGTGACACCGAAGACGATGACGGCggtaatgatgatgatggtggtggCAGTGATGACAATGCTGAGGAAGCACCGAAAACAAAGTCAGGAAAGGttactaaaaataaacaagcaaAGGCAGTGACGACGTCAAAGGAAAAAGTTATCAGTCAAAAAGGTAAGCCGTCAAAGAAGAAAGCAAAGTAG
- the LOC102621076 gene encoding formamidopyrimidine-DNA glycosylase isoform X2, with protein sequence MPELPEVEAARRAIEEHCIGKKIVKSIIADDSKVIDGVSASDFEASVLGKAILSAHRKGKNLWLRLDSPPFPSFQFGMTGAIYIKGVAVTQYKRSAVKDTDEWPSKYSKFFVELDDGLELSFTDKRRFAKVRLLNDPTSVPPISELGPDALLEPMTVDEFTDSLSKKKITLKALLLDQSYISGIGNWVADEVLYQAKIHPLQTAVSLSKESCATLLKCIKEVIQSAVEVDADCSRFPLEWLFHFRWGKKPGKVNGKKIDFITAGGRTTAYVPELQKLNGVQAAKAVGKPRKQAPKGEDSKDDDKYNSGDESESDGEEIAENVKSKKRQKLGGQVKQPSPRKRKSKESDTEDDDGGNDDDGGGSDDNAEEAPKTKSGKVTKNKQAKAVTTSKEKVISQKGKPSKKKAK encoded by the exons ATGCCGGAGCTACCAGAGGTGGAGGCGGCGAGAAGGGCCATAGAGGAGCATTGCATCGGTAAGAAAATCGTGAAATCGATCATCGCCGACGACAGCAAGGTGATCGACGGAGTTTCTGCGTCGGATTTCGAGGCATCGGTTTTGGGCAAAGCCATTTTATCTGCTCATAGGAAGGGCAAAAACTTGTGGCTCCGCCTCGATTCCCCTCCTTTCCCTTCCTTTCAGTTCG GAATGACTGGTGCTATTTACATTAAGGGGGTTGCTGTTACACAATATAAGAG GTCAGCTGTAAAGGACACTGATGAATGGCCTTCCAAATATTCAAAGTTCTTTGTTGAA CTAGATGATGGTTTGGAACTGTCTTTCACTGACAAGAGGCGATTTGCTAAAGTTCGCCTGCTCAATGAT CCAACTTCTGTACCACCTATATCTGAACTTGGTCCTGATGCATTGCTGGAGCCCATGACAGTTGATGAATTTACTGATTCAttaagcaaaaagaaaattacacttaaGGCTCTATTACTTGATCAG AGTTATATTTCAGGAATTGGCAATTGGGTTGCTGATGAAGTTTTATACCAA GCCAAAATTCATCCATTGCAAACTGCTGTTAGCTTATCCAAAGAAAGCTGTGCAACTTTACTCAAGTGCATCAAAGAG GTTATTCAAAGTGCGGTTGAAGTTGATGCTGACTGCAGCCGCTTTCCTCTTGAATGGTTATTTCATTTTCGATGGGGCAAAAAGCCTGGAAAAGTTAATG GGAAGAAAATCGATTTTATTACTGCTGGTGGCAGG ACAACAGCCTATGTACCAGAGCTGCAAAAACTAAATGGAGTCCAAGCTGCGAAAGCAGTGGGTAAACCGAGGAAGCAAGCTCCCAAAGGAGAAGATAGCAAGGATGATGACAAATACAATAGCGGTGATGAGTCAGAAAGTGATGGAGAGGAAATTGCTGAAAATgtcaaatcaaagaaaaggCAGAAGCTTGGAGGTCAAGTTAAACAGCCTTCGCcgaggaaaagaaaatctaaAGAGAGTGACACCGAAGACGATGACGGCggtaatgatgatgatggtggtggCAGTGATGACAATGCTGAGGAAGCACCGAAAACAAAGTCAGGAAAGGttactaaaaataaacaagcaaAGGCAGTGACGACGTCAAAGGAAAAAGTTATCAGTCAAAAAGGTAAGCCGTCAAAGAAGAAAGCAAAGTAG